Proteins from a genomic interval of Tenacibaculum sp. SZ-18:
- a CDS encoding TonB-dependent receptor domain-containing protein, with the protein MKLKDYSFLLLFFISVTVNAFQDTSVKVVDAGTKKPIEGVQVYTKSGRLIGETNSSGNLSLSSINKSYNATLIFFEYNYKTQELDVNLKDKRNITVELVPLTNVLSEVVLNYRKKQIFGLRTLKPVEGTHIYAGKKSEVVLLDQDLTNKATNNARQIYAKVAGLNIYDNGDGGLQLNIGGRGLDPNRTANFNTRQNDYDISADVLGYPESYYTPPTEGLEQIQVIRGAASLQYGTQFGGLVNFVVRKPNLNTSLEIVTRNTLGSFNLFTNFTSIGGTSGKVSYYGYYNYKQGDSFRPNSEFDSKNAYAHIGYEFNENTKIEAEVTHLSYLAQQAGGLSDVQFLEDPRQSNRTRNWFAVNWNLFNLKLNHKFSDNVNGTLSFFGLDASRKAIGFRRAESFVNGDGNIVLNENPDVFGPDETDQFGNFDFERDLLVGTFKNFGAEARVITNYTIKEQPSVLLLGAKFYKANNTSQQGPGSKGKDADFTFQTQDFPFYPNQNNFKYPNLNLAFFGENIFNITDHFSITPGFRFEYIRTESIGEFLNRPSIQGSNPSIIFTPDNDVRERNLLLLGVGLSYKPKTYFESYFNFSQNYRSVTFSDIRTVNPSFAVDPNIQDETGYTIDLGVRGTFKKQVSYDVNLFSLLYDNRLGQAFRNDPPFRAQWVRGNIGKATIVGLESLIQWNMKESFFKGNDNLKLDVFSNLALTTSEYTSSIRTSVNGNKVEFIPEVNLKTGVSFGYKNFLTSLQYTYLSEQFTDATNSEYNPQNSERVDGAIPSYDILDFSASYTFSSNIKLEAGVNNLLNNSYFTRRATGYPGPGIIPSAPRNWYTTLQFSF; encoded by the coding sequence ATGAAATTAAAGGATTATAGTTTTTTACTGCTATTTTTTATATCAGTAACAGTAAACGCTTTTCAAGATACAAGCGTAAAAGTAGTTGATGCAGGAACAAAAAAGCCAATTGAAGGTGTTCAAGTATATACAAAGTCTGGGCGATTAATTGGTGAAACAAATAGTTCAGGAAATCTATCTTTATCATCAATAAATAAAAGTTATAATGCAACATTAATATTCTTTGAGTACAATTACAAAACGCAAGAACTCGATGTTAATCTTAAAGATAAAAGAAACATTACTGTTGAGTTAGTTCCACTTACCAATGTACTTTCAGAAGTTGTATTAAACTACCGAAAAAAACAAATTTTTGGCTTACGAACATTAAAACCTGTAGAGGGAACTCATATATATGCAGGAAAAAAATCTGAAGTTGTTTTATTAGATCAAGATCTTACGAATAAAGCAACAAATAATGCACGTCAAATTTATGCCAAAGTTGCAGGACTTAACATTTACGATAATGGAGACGGAGGATTACAACTAAATATTGGAGGAAGAGGACTAGATCCAAATCGTACAGCCAATTTTAATACAAGACAAAACGATTATGATATTAGTGCCGATGTACTAGGTTATCCTGAAAGTTATTATACACCACCTACTGAAGGATTGGAACAAATTCAAGTAATTCGTGGAGCTGCTTCTCTGCAATATGGAACTCAATTTGGAGGTTTGGTAAATTTTGTGGTGAGAAAACCAAACCTCAACACATCTCTAGAAATTGTGACTAGAAATACATTAGGAAGTTTTAATTTGTTTACAAATTTCACAAGTATTGGAGGAACCTCAGGTAAGGTAAGCTATTACGGTTATTATAATTATAAACAGGGAGATAGCTTTAGACCAAATTCTGAATTTGATTCTAAAAACGCGTATGCACATATTGGTTATGAGTTTAATGAAAATACAAAAATAGAAGCGGAAGTAACTCATTTAAGCTATTTGGCTCAACAAGCAGGTGGACTTTCCGATGTTCAATTTTTAGAAGATCCAAGACAAAGTAATAGAACTAGAAACTGGTTTGCTGTAAATTGGAATTTATTCAACTTAAAATTAAACCATAAATTTTCAGATAATGTAAATGGAACATTAAGCTTTTTTGGACTTGATGCTTCTAGAAAAGCTATTGGTTTTAGAAGAGCAGAATCATTTGTTAACGGAGATGGAAATATCGTTCTAAATGAAAATCCTGATGTTTTTGGACCAGATGAAACCGATCAGTTTGGAAACTTTGATTTTGAAAGAGATTTGTTAGTTGGAACGTTTAAGAATTTTGGGGCAGAAGCAAGAGTTATTACCAATTATACTATAAAGGAACAGCCTTCTGTGTTATTATTGGGAGCAAAATTTTATAAAGCGAATAATACTTCACAGCAAGGTCCAGGGAGTAAAGGTAAGGATGCTGATTTTACATTTCAAACTCAAGACTTTCCATTTTATCCAAATCAGAATAATTTTAAGTATCCCAATTTAAATTTAGCATTTTTTGGTGAAAATATATTTAATATAACAGATCATTTTTCTATAACTCCTGGATTTAGATTCGAATATATTAGAACGGAATCTATTGGTGAATTTTTAAATAGACCAAGTATTCAAGGAAGTAATCCCTCAATAATTTTTACTCCTGATAATGACGTGAGAGAAAGAAATCTTTTATTGTTAGGTGTCGGATTGAGTTATAAACCTAAGACATATTTTGAATCTTATTTCAATTTTTCTCAAAATTACAGATCAGTTACATTTTCTGATATACGAACTGTAAATCCATCTTTTGCCGTCGATCCGAATATTCAGGACGAAACTGGATATACTATTGATTTAGGAGTAAGAGGAACATTCAAAAAACAAGTATCTTATGATGTAAACTTATTTTCACTTCTGTATGATAATAGGTTAGGTCAGGCATTTCGTAACGATCCACCTTTTAGAGCACAATGGGTAAGAGGTAATATAGGAAAAGCAACAATAGTTGGTTTGGAATCATTAATCCAATGGAATATGAAGGAATCTTTTTTCAAAGGAAATGATAACTTAAAGTTGGATGTGTTTTCAAATTTGGCGCTTACAACATCCGAATATACAAGCAGCATAAGAACTAGTGTAAATGGAAACAAAGTGGAGTTTATTCCAGAAGTGAATTTGAAGACAGGTGTTTCTTTTGGGTATAAAAACTTTTTAACTTCATTACAATACACCTATTTGTCAGAACAATTTACAGATGCTACTAATTCAGAATATAATCCGCAAAATAGTGAACGAGTAGATGGGGCAATTCCGTCTTATGATATTTTAGATTTTTCTGCATCCTATACATTTTCTAGTAATATCAAGTTGGAAGCAGGAGTTAATAATCTATTGAACAATAGCTACTTTACTAGAAGAGCTACTGGTTATCCTGGGCCTGGAATAATTCCATCTGCCCCAAGAAATTGGTATACAACGTTGCAGTTCTCTTTTTAG
- a CDS encoding HTTM domain-containing protein encodes MSQRINTYLNKKSRAATLAAFRILFGVLMLMSLIRFLLKGWVYKFYIEPSFHFKYYGFSWVTTWGEYTYILFIIAIFSCLGIILGYKYRLSIILFFLSFTYIELIDKTTYLNHYYFISVLSLLLCFLPLNKTFSLDSYKNKIGYTYVPRWTVDSIKVLIGIVYFYAGLAKLNSDWLLRAQPLKIWLSSKTDFPIIGRFMNDTWFHYLMSWGGTIYDLTIPFLLIIGKTRPFAFILVVIFHVFTRVLFPIGVFPYVMICVTLIFFSGDVHQKFIDLLQNLFKIKSKIIDRRDLYLPSYNRVIGYIVVLFLGVQLLLPFRYLCYPGELFWTEEGYRFSWRVMLMEKAGYTNFRILKYDTGNSFSVTNEYFLNPFQSKQMSTQPDFILEFAHFLGEHYKKELKNENIGVFVEGYISLNGRKSQPYINPRIDLLKVKEGFAHKTWILPFEDEIKGL; translated from the coding sequence ATTAGTCAGAGAATTAATACATATCTAAATAAAAAATCAAGAGCGGCTACACTAGCCGCTTTTCGTATATTATTTGGGGTGTTAATGCTGATGAGTCTTATTCGATTTTTATTAAAAGGTTGGGTATATAAATTCTATATAGAACCCAGCTTTCATTTTAAATATTACGGATTTTCTTGGGTTACTACTTGGGGAGAATACACTTATATTTTATTTATTATAGCAATTTTCTCGTGTTTAGGTATAATTCTAGGTTATAAATACAGATTATCAATTATCCTATTTTTCTTGTCTTTTACCTATATTGAATTAATAGATAAAACGACGTACTTAAATCACTACTATTTTATAAGTGTTTTAAGTTTATTATTATGTTTTTTACCATTAAACAAAACCTTCTCACTAGATTCATACAAGAACAAAATAGGCTATACTTATGTACCAAGATGGACGGTTGATTCAATTAAGGTTTTAATAGGAATTGTTTATTTCTATGCTGGGTTAGCAAAATTAAATTCAGATTGGTTATTGCGGGCTCAACCTTTAAAAATATGGCTTTCTTCTAAAACTGATTTTCCAATTATTGGAAGATTTATGAATGACACATGGTTTCATTATTTGATGAGTTGGGGAGGAACAATTTATGATTTAACAATACCATTTTTATTAATAATTGGTAAAACTAGACCATTTGCTTTTATTCTAGTTGTAATTTTTCACGTATTTACGCGGGTCTTATTTCCAATTGGAGTTTTTCCATACGTAATGATTTGTGTAACGCTGATATTTTTTAGTGGAGATGTTCATCAAAAGTTCATTGATTTACTGCAAAATTTATTCAAAATTAAATCTAAAATCATTGACAGAAGAGACTTATATTTACCTTCTTATAATAGAGTAATTGGGTATATAGTTGTATTGTTTTTAGGTGTTCAGCTACTATTACCTTTTCGCTATTTATGTTATCCAGGTGAATTGTTCTGGACGGAGGAAGGTTATCGTTTTTCATGGAGGGTTATGTTAATGGAAAAAGCAGGTTATACAAATTTTAGAATTTTAAAGTATGATACAGGTAATAGTTTTTCTGTTACTAATGAGTATTTTTTGAATCCTTTTCAAAGCAAACAAATGTCTACTCAGCCAGATTTCATTTTGGAGTTTGCACATTTTTTAGGAGAGCACTATAAAAAGGAGTTGAAAAATGAAAATATTGGTGTTTTTGTGGAAGGCTATATAAGTCTAAATGGAAGAAAAAGTCAGCCATATATTAACCCAAGAATTGATTTATTAAAAGTTAAAGAAGGATTCGCTCATAAAACATGGATCCTACCATTTGAAGATGAAATTAAAGGATTATAG
- a CDS encoding imelysin family protein — translation MKKLIYVIPILSLVYLLSCSSDDNSGGGGIDDNFDRVSLTTSWVNNLLLPATNDLKGKLETLNTSVVSFTDNPDESKLEKVRTDLLEAYKVYQHVEMFFYATGYSLDMNSYPTDVTKITENINSSTPVDLNRTVLNPTQGLPAVDYLINGLETTQSDFITRYQEAKYANYLKLLSSRMVSITTTVLNEFESVKDANINKVDNSIGSYFSIQVNDFVQYTEKSFREAKIATPSGTRNRDIFPTISVSVSPDFVESRYSPENSKVLYLEAYDAIQDFYYGRSYSNNTNTVGLQEYLQSLGTTIMIDGVDQSLDSYIVSLFDNIDTVNNNITDNFYQQTQDYNPNFDAVFDAIQEYVVAVKTNAINAFNLTIDFVDSDGD, via the coding sequence ATGAAGAAACTGATTTATGTAATACCAATACTATCTCTTGTTTATTTGTTATCATGTTCTAGTGATGATAACTCAGGTGGTGGTGGAATAGATGATAATTTTGATAGAGTTAGTTTAACAACAAGTTGGGTTAATAATTTATTATTACCAGCAACTAATGACTTAAAAGGAAAATTAGAAACTTTAAATACTTCTGTAGTATCATTTACTGATAATCCTGATGAGAGTAAGCTTGAAAAAGTAAGAACAGATTTATTGGAAGCGTATAAAGTTTATCAGCATGTAGAAATGTTTTTTTACGCGACAGGGTATTCATTAGATATGAATTCTTATCCTACAGATGTTACTAAAATTACTGAAAATATTAACAGTTCTACACCAGTTGACTTAAATAGAACGGTTTTAAATCCAACCCAGGGTTTACCTGCGGTGGATTATTTAATTAACGGTTTGGAGACAACCCAAAGTGACTTTATCACGCGATATCAAGAAGCTAAATATGCGAATTATTTAAAATTATTGTCTTCCCGTATGGTTTCTATAACAACAACTGTATTAAATGAGTTTGAATCGGTAAAGGATGCGAATATTAATAAAGTTGATAATTCAATTGGTTCTTACTTTAGTATACAGGTAAATGATTTTGTGCAGTATACAGAAAAATCTTTCAGAGAGGCGAAAATAGCAACTCCTTCTGGTACCAGAAATAGAGATATATTTCCAACGATTTCAGTTTCGGTAAGTCCAGATTTTGTTGAATCACGTTATAGTCCTGAAAATTCAAAAGTTTTATATCTTGAAGCCTATGATGCAATCCAAGACTTTTATTACGGAAGAAGTTATTCAAATAATACTAATACTGTAGGTTTACAAGAGTATTTACAATCTTTAGGAACAACAATAATGATTGATGGAGTAGATCAGTCACTAGACAGTTATATTGTTAGTTTATTCGATAACATTGATACTGTAAACAATAACATCACAGATAATTTTTATCAACAAACACAAGATTACAATCCAAATTTTGATGCAGTATTCGATGCTATTCAAGAATATGTGGTTGCTGTAAAAACAAATGCAATTAATGCGTTTAACCTTACAATTGATTTTGTAGATAGTGATGGTGATTAG
- a CDS encoding DUF4856 domain-containing protein: MKKNILSLFVLGLAFVSCSDDDNNEPPGPVLNIPTVNQVITGNDFSRGSNGDYNNNYISNYSTLFTRDGSSTVSFGGQTTRLKQAKEIGGNLKTQTSVADIRLKFEGQDGESAGFSDASLNGTTKIVRSKTSSSIDLFNGTNASGQGQTNVSAIDAFITGHQTVLDNWTTTAASGQAGTFEDSDGSTRYVDAKGRELDQLFTKTLSGALAYDQSVNHYLNRLDSENGNTADGKDYRALNDAGTVADGKSYTTMEHHWDESFGYIFGNTSGQNLIYKYIDNVDGLSKFAGTERQIFEAFVVGRIAIANKDYSSRDAQIGVLREKLGLIIAVRAVHYLSGGAKIIDAAGSGTSGKREDAFHDLCEGYGFVNSLRYVVNSGGARYFTDSEVDGFLATLDANNGLWDVTSTQLRDIADSIAAKSVGGLSWTLDDVNP, from the coding sequence ATGAAAAAAAATATTTTAAGTCTATTTGTATTAGGTTTAGCATTCGTTTCATGTTCTGATGATGACAACAACGAACCTCCAGGACCAGTACTTAATATACCAACTGTAAATCAAGTGATTACAGGAAATGACTTTTCTCGAGGAAGTAATGGAGATTATAATAATAACTACATTAGTAATTATTCGACTCTATTTACAAGAGATGGAAGTTCTACCGTTAGTTTTGGTGGACAAACTACACGTTTAAAGCAGGCTAAAGAAATTGGAGGGAATCTGAAAACTCAAACTTCTGTTGCTGATATCAGATTAAAATTTGAAGGACAAGATGGTGAGAGTGCTGGATTTTCAGATGCTAGTTTAAATGGAACAACTAAAATCGTAAGATCAAAAACTTCTTCATCAATTGATTTGTTCAACGGAACAAATGCTTCAGGTCAGGGACAAACTAATGTAAGTGCTATTGACGCATTTATCACAGGACACCAGACAGTGTTGGATAATTGGACGACTACTGCAGCGTCTGGACAAGCAGGTACTTTCGAAGATAGTGATGGATCAACTAGATATGTTGATGCGAAAGGACGTGAATTAGATCAATTATTTACTAAAACATTGTCGGGAGCCTTAGCTTATGACCAGTCTGTGAATCATTACTTGAATCGTTTAGATAGTGAGAATGGAAATACAGCAGATGGTAAAGACTACCGTGCATTAAATGACGCCGGAACTGTAGCAGATGGAAAAAGCTACACAACAATGGAACATCACTGGGATGAATCTTTTGGGTATATTTTCGGGAATACTTCTGGTCAGAATTTAATTTACAAATACATTGACAACGTTGATGGTTTATCGAAATTTGCAGGTACTGAAAGGCAAATTTTTGAAGCTTTTGTAGTAGGAAGAATCGCTATTGCAAACAAAGATTATTCATCTAGAGATGCGCAAATTGGTGTTTTACGTGAAAAATTAGGTTTAATCATAGCGGTAAGAGCGGTGCATTATCTTAGTGGAGGAGCAAAAATTATTGACGCCGCTGGGTCAGGAACTTCAGGGAAGAGAGAAGATGCTTTCCATGATTTATGTGAGGGATACGGTTTCGTAAATAGTTTGCGTTATGTTGTAAACTCTGGAGGAGCAAGATATTTTACAGATTCTGAAGTTGACGGTTTCTTGGCAACTTTAGATGCAAACAATGGATTATGGGATGTTACCTCAACTCAATTAAGAGATATTGCTGATTCTATCGCGGCTAAAAGTGTTGGTGGATTATCTTGGACTTTAGATGATGTAAATCCTTAA
- a CDS encoding hydroxymethylglutaryl-CoA lyase, giving the protein MMIEEVKLIECPRDAMQGIKSHFIPTELKVKYINSLLKVGFDTIDFGSFVSPKAIPQMRDTDKVLKLLDLSSTRSKLLAIVANVRGANDACAFEEINYLGYPFSISENFQMRNTHKTISESIDVLKDILNIATRNNKEVVAYLSMGFGNPYGDPWNVEIVAEWTEKLANFGVKIVSLSDTVGSSTPDVIDYLFSNLISQYPQIEFGAHLHTTPHKWFEKVDSAFKAGCRRFDGAIKGYGGCPMAKDELTGNMPMEKMLSYFTTNKVNTNTKPMSFESAYNKALDVFNFIG; this is encoded by the coding sequence ATGATGATTGAAGAAGTTAAGTTAATAGAATGTCCTAGAGATGCAATGCAAGGAATAAAAAGTCATTTTATTCCTACGGAACTTAAAGTAAAATATATCAATTCGCTATTGAAAGTAGGTTTTGATACAATTGATTTTGGGAGTTTTGTGTCGCCAAAAGCAATTCCTCAAATGAGAGATACTGACAAAGTTTTAAAATTACTTGATCTTTCTTCAACTAGAAGTAAACTATTAGCTATCGTCGCTAACGTGAGAGGAGCAAATGATGCTTGTGCTTTTGAAGAAATTAATTATTTGGGATATCCATTTTCAATTTCTGAGAATTTTCAAATGCGAAATACTCACAAAACAATTTCAGAATCTATTGATGTTTTAAAAGATATTTTAAATATTGCTACAAGAAATAACAAAGAAGTAGTTGCCTATCTTTCAATGGGCTTTGGAAATCCTTATGGAGATCCCTGGAATGTTGAAATTGTTGCAGAATGGACAGAAAAACTTGCAAATTTTGGTGTTAAAATTGTATCTTTGTCGGATACTGTAGGTAGTTCAACACCCGACGTTATTGATTATTTGTTCTCTAATTTAATTTCTCAGTACCCGCAAATTGAGTTTGGAGCACATCTTCATACCACTCCTCACAAGTGGTTTGAAAAAGTGGATAGTGCTTTTAAGGCAGGTTGCAGGAGATTTGATGGAGCAATTAAAGGATATGGAGGTTGTCCTATGGCAAAGGATGAATTAACTGGTAATATGCCGATGGAAAAAATGTTGTCTTACTTTACCACAAATAAGGTCAACACAAATACAAAACCAATGAGTTTTGAAAGTGCTTATAATAAAGCTCTAGATGTTTTTAATTTTATTGGATAA
- a CDS encoding RNA polymerase sigma factor, giving the protein MNAEKLNINQLIERCRRRDKSAQIQLYRQYYKAMYNTAFRILRDEFEAEDLMQEAFLTAFNKLNTFRGEVAFGAWLKRIVINKSLTQLKKNNRYSEVKMEVVSDDAIDTGMNLNHELLGVENILKTINGLKDNYRIILNLNLIEGYDYEEIATILNYSNVNVRTTISRAKKKLQQMLLSENPKVSMYGR; this is encoded by the coding sequence TTGAACGCTGAAAAACTAAATATTAACCAACTAATCGAACGCTGCAGAAGAAGAGATAAGTCAGCTCAAATTCAATTGTATAGGCAATATTACAAAGCTATGTACAATACTGCCTTTAGAATCTTAAGAGATGAATTTGAAGCAGAAGACTTAATGCAAGAAGCTTTTTTAACCGCTTTTAATAAACTTAACACGTTTAGAGGAGAAGTTGCATTTGGAGCATGGTTAAAAAGGATAGTCATTAATAAAAGTTTAACTCAGTTGAAAAAAAACAACAGATATTCCGAGGTTAAAATGGAAGTTGTTTCTGATGACGCCATAGATACTGGAATGAATTTAAACCATGAACTTTTAGGTGTTGAAAACATTCTTAAAACAATTAATGGTTTGAAAGATAATTACAGGATTATTTTGAACCTTAATTTAATCGAAGGTTATGACTATGAAGAAATAGCTACTATTCTAAATTATTCAAATGTAAATGTTAGAACAACTATTTCTAGAGCAAAAAAGAAATTACAACAAATGTTACTCTCAGAGAACCCAAAAGTAAGTATGTATGGAAGATAA
- a CDS encoding head GIN domain-containing protein → MKKLLLALFILNSTAIFAQSWWNSKKIKGNGNVIIDKRNVGSFDKVGLSGSFNVILVSGKEGKITLEGEENILPYIITEVKNGTLIVKVKRNTNIKTRRKLTVTVPFEDIDGVALEGSGNIIAKNTIRGNNVSFSIGGSGNIKAPVNAKKIEASIGGSGNIDLKGNGKDLKCSIAGSGNIRAYNLDVNNLSVSVAGSGDIEATVSERIKASIAGSGSVYYKGDAKYIDTDSVGSGDVVRKD, encoded by the coding sequence ATGAAAAAACTATTATTAGCACTATTTATTTTAAATAGCACCGCCATTTTCGCTCAAAGTTGGTGGAATTCAAAAAAAATTAAAGGAAACGGAAATGTAATTATTGATAAAAGAAATGTAGGATCATTTGATAAGGTAGGTTTAAGCGGTTCTTTTAATGTTATTCTAGTTAGTGGTAAAGAAGGAAAAATTACACTTGAAGGAGAAGAAAATATATTACCATATATTATAACTGAAGTTAAAAATGGAACTCTTATTGTTAAAGTAAAGAGAAATACAAACATTAAAACACGCAGAAAATTAACTGTAACTGTTCCTTTTGAAGATATTGATGGCGTTGCTCTTGAAGGTTCAGGTAATATTATTGCTAAAAATACTATTCGAGGCAATAATGTTAGCTTCTCAATAGGTGGCTCTGGAAATATAAAAGCACCTGTTAATGCAAAAAAAATAGAAGCATCAATCGGTGGATCTGGTAATATCGATTTAAAAGGAAATGGGAAAGATCTTAAATGTTCAATCGCGGGATCAGGAAATATTCGAGCCTATAACCTAGATGTAAACAATTTATCGGTTAGTGTTGCTGGTTCAGGTGACATAGAAGCAACTGTATCTGAAAGAATAAAGGCAAGTATTGCAGGCTCTGGTAGTGTTTATTACAAAGGAGATGCTAAATATATTGACACAGATTCTGTAGGGTCAGGAGATGTTGTTCGAAAAGATTAA
- a CDS encoding alpha-ketoglutarate-dependent dioxygenase AlkB family protein, translating to MDLFNQFNKDVNLLPEGGVVNYYGCVFSKIEADRMFNYLFNEIEWKNDQIYIFGKLITTKRKVAWYADESFEYSYSNITKVALKFTDELLQIKKLVEEQTNETYNSCLLNLYHEGAEGMGWHSDGEKELKKNGAIASVSFGAERKFVLKNKRTKEVVSLVLQHGSLLVMKGETQTNWLHRLPPTKKINRPRINLTFRTIVS from the coding sequence ATGGATTTATTCAATCAGTTTAATAAAGATGTAAATTTACTCCCAGAAGGAGGAGTAGTAAATTATTATGGTTGTGTATTCTCCAAAATTGAGGCAGATAGAATGTTTAATTACTTATTCAATGAAATTGAATGGAAGAATGACCAGATATATATATTTGGTAAATTAATCACTACTAAAAGAAAAGTAGCTTGGTATGCTGATGAATCTTTTGAATACTCTTACTCAAATATCACCAAAGTAGCACTAAAATTTACCGATGAGCTCTTGCAAATTAAAAAACTTGTAGAAGAACAAACAAATGAAACTTATAATTCATGTTTGCTTAATTTATACCATGAAGGAGCAGAAGGAATGGGATGGCATAGTGATGGAGAAAAGGAATTGAAAAAGAACGGAGCTATAGCATCAGTTAGTTTTGGAGCTGAACGTAAATTTGTACTTAAAAATAAACGAACCAAGGAAGTAGTTTCATTAGTGCTTCAGCATGGTTCGTTATTAGTTATGAAAGGAGAAACTCAAACGAATTGGTTACATCGATTGCCTCCTACAAAAAAGATAAATCGTCCAAGGATTAATTTAACTTTTAGAACTATAGTTTCTTAA